One genomic region from Amycolatopsis sp. FBCC-B4732 encodes:
- a CDS encoding putative baseplate assembly protein, whose amino-acid sequence MTLPAPKLDDLTWADLMAATTRRIPAESDGTWTLHAPADPGVTLLELFAYLLEQRLYWLDQAPDELVVAILKLLGLEPPRPARAAATVLALSTGGETPTVVPAGTVLARDPAAAIRFTLDDEVTAFPVDGDAHVVTDRDRTADLLARRGVPLLASDGSAASARFTLPLTGAHSTSGWLSVLFELDSPLPPSWAPPPLPVVRPPAELTWSWFRPSGDASGGFAQVEDGTGGLRRSGVVRLRPPPEWSTMDNGLLVATPAATYPAPPRLLRLAVNVSGARHAERRTVTGLGEQTDRWLKLPGQRLVLPDAADRLLTAVLHLAGEEWEPAADFAFGSGRDRIFLLDRHDGALVFGDGLTGRIPRPGGTVEVGYTIGGGRDGNGGLTDNWLPVDLAAPVRAANPVKADGGADPETVAQARDRAAGALGEVTRAVTAADFVTLATTTPGVQVGRAHAAVGEHPGFPCARVPGAVTVHIVPSVPAGTVPAPEPDPGMLCAVEERLAAARLLTAEVFVRPPVYRDVRLRVDLSGTPADRAEVSTVVSAALRHHLDPLTGGDEGTGWPFGGALRPSALLRAAQQALGDLAAVTAVAIGIDGADPAETCDDVPLRAGDLPVVREVRTHVVPVVEPGEGLL is encoded by the coding sequence ATGACCCTGCCCGCGCCGAAGCTCGACGACCTCACCTGGGCCGACCTGATGGCGGCCACCACCCGCCGCATCCCGGCGGAGTCGGACGGGACGTGGACGCTGCACGCGCCCGCCGACCCCGGCGTCACGCTGCTGGAACTGTTCGCCTACCTGCTGGAGCAGCGGCTCTACTGGCTGGACCAGGCCCCGGACGAGCTCGTCGTCGCGATCCTGAAGCTCCTGGGGCTCGAGCCGCCACGCCCGGCGCGGGCGGCGGCCACCGTCCTCGCGCTGAGCACCGGAGGGGAAACACCGACGGTGGTGCCCGCCGGCACCGTCCTGGCCCGCGACCCGGCCGCGGCGATCCGCTTCACCCTCGACGACGAGGTGACCGCGTTCCCGGTGGACGGCGACGCCCACGTGGTCACCGACCGCGACCGCACCGCCGACCTGCTCGCCCGGCGCGGGGTGCCGCTGCTGGCGAGCGACGGGTCCGCCGCCTCGGCCCGCTTCACCCTGCCGCTCACCGGAGCGCACTCCACGTCCGGCTGGCTGTCGGTGCTGTTCGAGCTCGACTCGCCGCTGCCGCCGTCGTGGGCGCCGCCCCCGCTGCCGGTCGTCCGGCCGCCGGCCGAGCTGACGTGGTCGTGGTTCCGCCCGAGCGGCGACGCCTCGGGCGGGTTCGCCCAAGTCGAGGACGGCACCGGCGGGCTGCGGCGCTCCGGCGTCGTGCGCCTGCGGCCGCCGCCCGAATGGTCCACAATGGACAACGGGCTGCTGGTGGCCACCCCGGCCGCGACCTATCCGGCCCCGCCACGGCTGCTGCGGCTGGCGGTCAACGTCTCGGGCGCCCGCCACGCCGAGCGGCGCACGGTCACCGGGCTGGGCGAGCAGACGGACCGGTGGCTGAAGCTGCCCGGCCAGCGGCTCGTGCTGCCCGACGCCGCCGACCGGCTGCTCACCGCTGTCCTGCACCTGGCGGGCGAGGAGTGGGAACCGGCGGCCGACTTCGCTTTCGGCTCCGGCCGCGACCGGATCTTCCTGCTGGACCGGCACGACGGCGCGCTCGTGTTCGGCGACGGCCTCACCGGGCGGATCCCGCGTCCGGGCGGAACCGTCGAGGTCGGCTACACGATCGGCGGCGGCCGCGACGGCAACGGCGGGCTGACGGACAACTGGCTGCCGGTCGACCTCGCGGCGCCGGTGCGGGCGGCGAACCCGGTGAAGGCCGACGGCGGGGCGGACCCGGAAACGGTCGCCCAGGCCCGAGACCGGGCCGCGGGCGCGCTCGGCGAGGTGACCAGGGCGGTCACGGCCGCGGACTTCGTCACGCTGGCCACCACGACACCCGGCGTCCAGGTCGGGCGTGCCCACGCCGCGGTCGGCGAGCACCCGGGCTTCCCGTGCGCGCGGGTCCCCGGCGCGGTGACCGTCCACATCGTCCCGTCGGTGCCCGCCGGGACCGTGCCCGCGCCGGAGCCGGACCCCGGCATGCTGTGCGCCGTCGAGGAGCGGCTGGCGGCGGCGAGACTGCTCACGGCCGAGGTCTTCGTGCGGCCCCCGGTGTACCGCGACGTCCGGCTGCGGGTGGACCTGTCCGGCACACCGGCCGACCGGGCCGAAGTGTCCACTGTGGTCAGTGCCGCGCTGCGCCACCACCTCGATCCCCTGACCGGCGGCGACGAGGGAACGGGCTGGCCGTTCGGCGGCGCCCTGCGGCCCTCGGCTCTGCTGCGCGCCGCCCAGCAGGCACTCGGCGACCTGGCGGCGGTGACCGCGGTCGCGATCGGGATCGACGGCGCGGACCCGGCCGAAACGTGCGACGACGTCCCGCTGCGAGCCGGCGACCTGCCGGTCGTGCGCGAAGTCCGCACGCACGTGGTGCCCGTCGTGGAACCGGGGGAGGGGTTGCTGTGA
- a CDS encoding phage baseplate assembly protein V, which translates to MTAMPRAMATDQRFYGVAPAEVVENDGDDEARVKVKYYWLDGGSSISPWIRVAQLYAGGGYGSVFVPEVGDEVLVAFFQGDMRQPYVLGGLYNGKKKPPVTHAGGRDQKVIRTKAGHRILFDDKEKQVTISTTSGAKVVLKDSGEITLEAATVTVKASGIDLGGGSTEPVVLGNALMQAFVQHTHPVAGAATGPATPLPPTVLAKKVKAT; encoded by the coding sequence ATGACGGCGATGCCACGGGCCATGGCGACCGACCAGCGCTTCTACGGCGTCGCGCCGGCGGAGGTCGTGGAGAACGACGGGGACGACGAAGCCCGCGTCAAGGTCAAGTACTACTGGCTGGACGGCGGCTCGTCGATCAGTCCGTGGATCCGGGTCGCCCAGCTGTACGCGGGCGGCGGCTACGGCTCGGTGTTCGTGCCCGAGGTCGGCGACGAGGTGCTGGTCGCGTTCTTCCAGGGGGACATGCGGCAGCCCTACGTGCTGGGCGGGCTCTACAACGGCAAGAAGAAGCCGCCGGTCACGCACGCCGGCGGCCGCGACCAGAAGGTCATCCGGACCAAGGCCGGTCACCGGATCCTGTTCGACGACAAGGAAAAGCAGGTCACGATCAGCACCACGTCGGGGGCGAAGGTGGTGCTCAAGGACAGCGGCGAGATCACCTTGGAAGCCGCGACGGTGACCGTCAAGGCGAGCGGCATCGACCTCGGCGGCGGTTCCACCGAGCCCGTCGTGCTCGGCAACGCCCTGATGCAGGCCTTCGTCCAGCACACCCACCCGGTGGCGGGCGCGGCCACCGGGCCCGCGACGCCGCTGCCGCCGACCGTGCTCGCGAAGAAGGTGAAGGCGACGTGA
- a CDS encoding putative baseplate assembly protein, whose amino-acid sequence MTDVWWARDSGEDAHMVPGPGPSGVEPELVDASREAVRAAVRDRIPGYTPDWTNPDRQDAGVALVRLFGAQAEPVLLRVNRLPEKILAEHLGTAGVRRRPATAAAALLEFTVKPPDGASVLVPAGFQAAATGTDGDVVYETDQDLYATPATLGVLAVQRGGALEPVPLGPNGPGRPFAPFGTEPQPGNALWLGLDGTASPFPSLSLGFVVAAAPPVPAAAGGLTPLPLAPQPLLRWDVLDGGRFRPAEVVRDETRGLRASGTVELRVPRTWAPGQPPAARPGPALRWLRLQVAQGTFTVSTGAPPQAGGSATRTPREAVVAPPLVSGLRLNTVAATAARTIFDEPLEPIQDPANPSERRRLRLSQVPILAGTVVIEVDDDPGMDLFGTTEGTASPWQEVPSLAAHGPDDRVFVVDYDTGVVTFGDGVNGAPVPPGFRNVRAVRYRVGGGAAGAVAAGAVNGLRTARPFVTGVTNPFPATGGSDAEPDADVVRRGVEELRSRGRAVAPADYGLLALRAPGASIARANGVPGLHPDFAGTPIPGVVGVLVVPPFEAGGTEPPVPTAATLRAVADFLSREVAPAGVTVVAGPVAFRRIGVEARVVLDTGQDRAAVLAGAADAVTTYLDPLRGGENGGGWPFGGAVRHTALVRRLLAVDGVLAVSGLVLTADGLRLPPCADHPIPPADLVWPERPLLIPVEESP is encoded by the coding sequence GTGACCGACGTCTGGTGGGCCCGCGACTCGGGCGAAGACGCGCACATGGTGCCCGGCCCCGGGCCGTCCGGGGTGGAGCCGGAGCTCGTCGACGCATCGCGGGAAGCGGTTCGCGCCGCCGTGCGGGACCGGATCCCCGGCTACACCCCGGACTGGACCAACCCCGACCGGCAGGACGCCGGGGTCGCGCTCGTGCGGCTCTTCGGTGCCCAGGCCGAGCCCGTGCTGCTGCGGGTCAACCGGCTGCCGGAGAAGATCCTCGCCGAGCACCTGGGCACCGCCGGCGTGCGGCGCCGGCCCGCCACCGCGGCGGCCGCGTTGCTCGAGTTCACCGTGAAGCCGCCGGACGGCGCTTCGGTGCTCGTCCCCGCCGGGTTCCAGGCCGCCGCCACCGGTACCGACGGCGACGTCGTCTACGAGACCGACCAGGACCTCTACGCCACCCCCGCCACCCTGGGTGTGCTCGCCGTGCAGCGGGGCGGGGCGCTCGAGCCGGTCCCGCTCGGCCCGAACGGGCCCGGCCGCCCGTTCGCGCCCTTCGGCACCGAGCCCCAGCCGGGCAACGCGCTCTGGCTGGGCCTCGACGGCACCGCGAGCCCGTTCCCCTCGCTGTCGCTGGGCTTCGTGGTCGCGGCCGCGCCGCCGGTGCCCGCGGCCGCCGGCGGGCTCACCCCGCTGCCCCTGGCACCCCAGCCGCTGCTGCGCTGGGACGTGCTGGACGGCGGCCGGTTCCGGCCCGCCGAAGTCGTCCGCGACGAGACGCGGGGGCTGCGCGCCAGCGGCACGGTGGAGCTGCGGGTGCCCCGTACCTGGGCACCCGGGCAGCCGCCGGCCGCGCGCCCCGGCCCGGCGCTGCGCTGGCTGCGCTTGCAGGTCGCGCAGGGCACGTTCACGGTGTCAACTGGGGCTCCGCCCCAGGCCGGGGGCTCCGCCACCCGGACCCCCCGAGAAGCGGTGGTGGCGCCGCCGCTCGTTTCGGGCCTGCGGCTGAACACCGTCGCGGCCACCGCGGCCCGCACGATCTTCGACGAGCCGCTGGAACCGATCCAGGACCCGGCGAACCCGTCCGAACGACGGCGGCTGCGGCTGAGCCAGGTCCCGATCCTGGCCGGCACCGTGGTCATCGAAGTCGATGACGACCCGGGCATGGACCTGTTCGGCACCACTGAAGGGACCGCGTCGCCCTGGCAGGAGGTGCCGAGCCTCGCCGCCCACGGCCCGGACGACCGCGTGTTCGTCGTCGACTACGACACCGGCGTGGTCACCTTCGGCGACGGCGTCAACGGCGCGCCCGTGCCGCCGGGCTTCCGCAACGTCCGCGCGGTGCGCTACCGCGTCGGCGGCGGCGCGGCGGGCGCGGTGGCGGCCGGTGCCGTCAACGGCCTCCGCACCGCGCGGCCGTTCGTGACCGGCGTGACCAACCCGTTCCCCGCCACCGGCGGCTCCGACGCCGAGCCCGACGCCGACGTCGTGCGGCGCGGGGTGGAGGAACTGCGCTCCCGCGGCCGGGCCGTCGCCCCCGCCGACTACGGCCTGCTGGCCCTGCGCGCGCCGGGCGCCTCGATCGCCCGCGCGAACGGCGTGCCGGGCCTGCACCCGGACTTCGCCGGCACGCCCATCCCCGGTGTCGTCGGTGTCCTGGTGGTGCCGCCGTTCGAGGCGGGCGGCACCGAGCCGCCGGTCCCGACCGCCGCGACCCTGCGCGCGGTGGCCGACTTCCTCTCCCGCGAGGTGGCGCCCGCCGGCGTCACGGTGGTCGCCGGCCCGGTCGCGTTCCGGCGGATCGGCGTCGAGGCCAGGGTCGTGCTCGACACCGGCCAGGACCGGGCCGCCGTCCTCGCCGGAGCGGCGGACGCGGTGACCACCTACCTGGATCCCTTGCGGGGCGGGGAAAACGGCGGCGGCTGGCCGTTCGGCGGCGCGGTACGGCACACCGCGCTGGTGCGCCGGCTCCTGGCCGTCGACGGTGTCCTCGCGGTGTCCGGGCTCGTGCTCACCGCCGACGGGCTGCGGCTGCCGCCGTGCGCCGACCACCCGATCCCGCCGGCCGACCTGGTGTGGCCGGAGCGCCCGCTGCTGATCCCGGTGGAGGAGTCCCCATGA
- a CDS encoding LysM peptidoglycan-binding domain-containing protein → MITTPFSSVSQGADAHLEIERPPNRTPQVIPLRFNPTEYKLSKSNTFAEITIPGLETPPIQFIRGSTESLTLQALVDTSDTLNDVRTSYVDAIRDLMRIDSTEHAPPIVRFHWNGPVFKGVLEKLDVNYVLFAKNGVPLRAQLDLTLKEYRLAKDQAVDPPRSSPTVEKSYVVRRGDTWDRISAAVYRRPDAWRELARANGIADPRDLRPGLVLTVPRLP, encoded by the coding sequence GTGATCACCACACCGTTCTCGTCGGTGAGCCAGGGCGCCGACGCGCACCTGGAGATCGAGCGGCCGCCGAACCGGACGCCGCAGGTGATCCCGCTGCGGTTCAACCCGACCGAGTACAAGCTGAGCAAGAGCAACACCTTCGCCGAGATCACCATCCCCGGGCTGGAGACGCCGCCGATCCAGTTCATCCGCGGCAGTACCGAATCGCTGACGCTGCAGGCGCTGGTCGACACCTCGGACACGCTGAACGACGTCCGGACGTCCTATGTGGACGCCATCCGCGACCTGATGCGGATCGACAGCACCGAGCACGCGCCGCCGATCGTCCGGTTCCACTGGAACGGGCCGGTGTTCAAGGGCGTGCTGGAGAAGCTGGACGTGAACTACGTGCTGTTCGCCAAGAACGGCGTCCCGCTGCGGGCCCAGCTGGACCTCACACTCAAGGAGTATCGCCTGGCGAAGGACCAGGCCGTGGACCCGCCGCGGTCCTCGCCGACGGTGGAGAAGAGCTACGTCGTGCGCCGCGGCGACACCTGGGACCGCATCTCCGCCGCCGTGTACCGGCGCCCGGACGCCTGGCGGGAACTGGCGCGCGCCAACGGCATCGCCGATCCACGCGACCTGCGGCCGGGGCTGGTGCTGACCGTGCCCCGGCTGCCGTGA
- a CDS encoding putative phage tail protein — protein sequence MPKNLIIHNLEVRFQLEGDDGALFTRLFNKHIQAWSRLYEEECARAERSGNDRRIGDSGGSR from the coding sequence GTGCCCAAGAACCTGATCATCCACAACCTCGAAGTGCGGTTCCAGTTGGAAGGCGACGACGGGGCGCTGTTCACCCGCCTGTTCAACAAGCACATCCAGGCTTGGTCACGGCTGTACGAAGAAGAGTGCGCGCGGGCCGAGCGCAGCGGGAACGACCGCAGGATCGGGGATTCGGGAGGCAGCCGGTGA
- a CDS encoding phage tail protein, whose amino-acid sequence MPPVTRDDPYAAYNFLVIVTNVSDDGVAVSGSFTEASGLDVELPVIEYRTGSEDITVRKLVGLKKFPSALTFKRGVTGHVGFWNWVKEALDGRVRRTSGSIVMLDENRQEVMRWNFDRGWPTKYTGPSFNATKNEIAMETLVLAVESFVIDA is encoded by the coding sequence ATGCCACCTGTGACGCGCGACGATCCGTATGCCGCGTACAACTTCCTGGTCATCGTGACCAACGTCAGCGACGACGGCGTCGCGGTGAGCGGGTCGTTCACCGAAGCCAGCGGGCTGGACGTGGAACTGCCGGTGATCGAGTACCGCACCGGCAGCGAGGACATCACGGTCCGCAAGCTCGTGGGCCTCAAGAAGTTCCCGAGCGCGCTGACGTTCAAGCGCGGGGTCACCGGCCACGTCGGGTTCTGGAACTGGGTGAAGGAAGCGCTCGACGGCCGCGTGCGGCGCACGTCCGGCTCGATCGTGATGCTCGACGAGAACCGCCAGGAGGTCATGCGCTGGAACTTCGACCGGGGCTGGCCGACGAAGTACACCGGACCGTCGTTCAACGCGACCAAGAACGAGATCGCCATGGAGACGCTCGTGCTGGCCGTCGAGAGCTTCGTGATCGACGCGTGA
- a CDS encoding phage tail protein — protein MTTPVDQLLALNEPLPKFRFLVTLSAADVYLPPAQALLLQVVASGAFQEVTGLGAQLEVVNYPEGGRNDAVHKLPLRHSWNPITLKRGVVRDRLLWSWYETGLHDSLGARRDGALIMLDEAGLPAKSWLFHGGLAAKWTGPDLHAEQNAVAIESLEIAHEGLTAVL, from the coding sequence ATGACGACACCGGTCGACCAGCTGCTCGCGCTCAACGAGCCGCTGCCCAAGTTCCGCTTCCTCGTGACGCTGTCGGCGGCGGACGTCTACCTGCCGCCGGCGCAGGCCCTGCTGCTGCAGGTGGTGGCCTCGGGCGCCTTCCAGGAGGTGACCGGGCTGGGTGCGCAGCTGGAGGTGGTCAACTACCCCGAAGGCGGGCGCAACGACGCGGTGCACAAGCTGCCGCTGCGCCACTCGTGGAACCCGATCACGCTCAAGCGCGGCGTGGTCCGCGACCGCCTGCTGTGGTCCTGGTACGAAACCGGCCTGCACGACTCGCTCGGGGCCCGCCGCGACGGCGCCCTGATCATGCTCGACGAGGCCGGGCTGCCCGCGAAGTCGTGGCTCTTCCACGGCGGCCTCGCCGCGAAGTGGACCGGCCCGGACCTGCACGCCGAGCAGAACGCGGTCGCGATCGAATCACTGGAAATCGCCCACGAGGGCCTGACGGCCGTCCTCTAG
- a CDS encoding GPW/gp25 family protein → MTEPFLGTGWRFPILPDEAGRLSYAVGETSIEHCLRALLLTATGERVMRPELGTTVQESVFTPGSVQNLRGLERSISDAVKTFEPRVELASVLAETDPADESRVTISVEYRIRRTNTKANLVFPFYLGLTGTP, encoded by the coding sequence GTGACCGAACCCTTCCTCGGTACCGGCTGGCGGTTCCCGATCCTGCCCGACGAGGCCGGCCGGCTGTCCTACGCCGTCGGCGAGACGAGCATCGAGCACTGCCTGCGTGCGCTGCTGCTCACCGCGACGGGCGAACGCGTGATGCGCCCGGAGCTCGGCACCACCGTGCAGGAGTCGGTGTTCACGCCGGGCAGCGTGCAGAACCTGCGCGGCCTGGAGCGCTCGATCTCCGACGCCGTGAAGACCTTCGAGCCGCGGGTGGAGCTGGCGAGCGTCCTCGCCGAGACCGACCCGGCCGACGAGTCCCGCGTGACGATCTCGGTCGAGTACCGGATCCGGCGCACCAACACCAAGGCCAACCTGGTGTTCCCGTTCTACCTCGGCCTGACGGGGACGCCATGA
- a CDS encoding phage late control D family protein — protein sequence MTAPAGTQPEIADPDGYAPEFEVVVDGLTTDPATKNDVLDIKVHRDLDEMSGFDLELNNWDDVALKFKHSDSKDLQIGRLVSVRLGYADRLLTVATGKISSLAPKFPDGASPTVSITCVDGMLDLKDRKPTKDEDKNFVRKTDWEIAEQIARRNHLAVKTTHEGPRHDLVVQKNQSDAQFLMERAKRIDFDCYILPDPKTGVQTLYFVKPTDGRDSRPIRVFRLAYSPGLASGPGGQPAGLVPNLLDFTPTMTLSNQVSKLTVHGWDPVKAEPIEYVATSQDLPGGQNSADGQSGPEAAETATGGRQEVIVDAPVLSQEEAKELAISLLRERAYEFITATGRLAGLPELQPGDNLEIFGLGRRFSGTYFVKRVEHALNTSGFFTTFTARRIFQGDKP from the coding sequence ATGACCGCGCCCGCCGGCACCCAGCCCGAAATCGCCGACCCGGACGGCTACGCACCCGAGTTCGAGGTGGTCGTCGACGGCCTGACGACCGACCCGGCGACCAAGAACGACGTCCTCGACATCAAGGTGCACCGCGACCTCGACGAGATGTCCGGCTTCGACCTCGAGCTGAACAACTGGGACGACGTCGCGCTGAAGTTCAAGCACAGCGACTCGAAGGACCTGCAGATCGGCAGGCTAGTCTCCGTCCGGCTCGGCTACGCCGACCGGCTGCTGACCGTCGCCACCGGGAAGATCAGCTCGCTCGCGCCCAAGTTCCCGGACGGGGCTTCGCCGACCGTCTCCATCACCTGCGTCGACGGGATGCTCGACCTCAAGGACCGCAAGCCCACGAAGGACGAGGACAAGAACTTCGTCCGCAAGACCGACTGGGAGATCGCCGAGCAGATCGCGCGGCGCAACCACCTGGCGGTCAAGACGACCCACGAGGGCCCACGGCACGACCTCGTGGTGCAGAAGAACCAGTCCGACGCCCAGTTCCTGATGGAACGGGCGAAGCGGATCGACTTCGACTGCTACATCCTGCCGGACCCGAAGACCGGCGTGCAGACGCTGTACTTCGTCAAGCCCACCGACGGCCGCGACAGCCGCCCGATCCGGGTGTTCCGCCTCGCCTACAGCCCGGGGCTGGCGTCGGGGCCCGGTGGGCAGCCGGCCGGCCTGGTGCCCAACCTCCTCGACTTCACCCCGACCATGACGCTGTCCAACCAGGTCAGCAAGCTCACCGTGCATGGCTGGGACCCGGTCAAGGCGGAGCCGATCGAGTACGTCGCGACCTCGCAGGACCTGCCCGGCGGCCAGAACTCGGCCGACGGGCAGAGCGGGCCCGAAGCGGCGGAGACCGCGACCGGCGGCCGCCAAGAGGTGATCGTCGACGCGCCCGTGCTCAGCCAGGAGGAAGCCAAGGAGCTGGCCATCTCGCTGCTGCGGGAGCGGGCTTACGAGTTCATCACCGCGACCGGCCGCCTGGCCGGGCTGCCGGAGCTGCAGCCGGGGGACAACCTGGAGATCTTCGGCCTCGGCCGCCGGTTCTCCGGCACCTACTTCGTCAAGCGCGTGGAGCACGCCCTCAACACGAGCGGGTTCTTCACCACCTTCACCGCCCGGCGGATCTTCCAGGGGGACAAACCATGA
- a CDS encoding phage tail sheath subtilisin-like domain-containing protein, with product MTSAALPGVSLTFDRAAAGDEPLRTDVAVFLGRTRRGPLGRPVRVESWNDVVGEFGPPDGTSATPYALRGFFENQGRAAWVLRVSGPAGFAGARWTDDYRVVAASPGAWANGGRVTVRYRGSSVAGPPAVTVRVLVPGEPAETFAGMAPGDVADRLAGSRLIRLVPLGPDRPVSPIPADAPISLAWDLTLAGGTDSPPGHNEYADAVVAQAELPEPALVALPDLGADLTGTDHTDLVLELLRVVAPLLDRLVLLDVPPDLSTVDEVTAWTEALTSFGDEVLLAAAAVYHPPLRAPAPDGTGLRTVPASGHVAGLVARLDAERGAAHTPANATLLDAVDLEVEYPEAQQVRLFDAGVDLVRCLRGRGLVVWGGRTLSADPRRVYVAHRRLLHLLVRAIRRAAAPLVFEVNAPELRLALVRAITSVLLEAFRTGALAGSRPEDAFRVVCDETNNPPEQDPGRVVCEVEVAPAVPMEFIALRLVLGQDRGLEVLEQ from the coding sequence ATGACCAGCGCGGCGCTTCCCGGCGTTTCCCTGACCTTCGACCGCGCGGCGGCCGGGGACGAGCCGCTGCGCACGGACGTGGCCGTGTTCCTCGGCCGCACCCGGCGCGGCCCGCTCGGCCGTCCCGTGCGCGTCGAAAGCTGGAACGACGTCGTCGGCGAGTTCGGGCCACCGGACGGGACGTCGGCGACGCCGTACGCGCTGCGCGGGTTCTTCGAGAACCAGGGCCGGGCGGCGTGGGTGCTGCGGGTGTCCGGGCCCGCCGGGTTCGCCGGTGCGCGGTGGACGGACGACTACCGCGTGGTGGCCGCGAGTCCCGGCGCGTGGGCGAACGGCGGCCGGGTCACCGTGCGGTACCGGGGGAGCAGCGTCGCGGGTCCGCCGGCGGTCACCGTGCGGGTGCTCGTGCCCGGTGAACCGGCGGAGACCTTCGCGGGCATGGCGCCCGGGGACGTCGCCGACCGGCTCGCCGGGTCCCGGCTGATCCGGCTGGTGCCGCTCGGCCCGGACCGGCCGGTGAGCCCGATCCCCGCGGACGCGCCGATCTCGCTGGCGTGGGACCTCACGCTCGCCGGCGGCACGGACAGCCCGCCGGGGCACAACGAGTACGCCGACGCCGTGGTGGCGCAGGCCGAACTGCCCGAGCCGGCGCTGGTGGCCCTCCCGGACCTCGGTGCCGACCTCACCGGCACCGACCACACGGACCTGGTGCTGGAGCTGCTCCGGGTGGTCGCCCCGCTGCTGGACCGGCTGGTGCTGCTCGACGTGCCGCCGGACCTGTCCACAGTGGACGAAGTCACGGCCTGGACCGAAGCGCTGACGAGCTTCGGCGACGAGGTGCTGCTCGCCGCGGCGGCGGTCTACCACCCGCCGTTGCGGGCGCCCGCGCCCGACGGCACCGGATTGCGGACCGTCCCGGCGTCCGGGCACGTCGCGGGCCTGGTGGCCCGGCTCGACGCCGAGCGCGGCGCCGCGCACACCCCGGCCAACGCCACGCTGCTGGACGCGGTCGACCTCGAGGTCGAGTACCCGGAAGCGCAGCAGGTCCGGTTGTTCGACGCGGGCGTCGACCTGGTGCGGTGCCTGCGGGGCCGCGGGCTCGTGGTGTGGGGCGGGCGGACGCTGTCGGCCGACCCGCGCCGGGTGTACGTCGCCCACCGCCGGCTGCTGCACCTGCTGGTGCGGGCCATCCGGCGGGCCGCCGCGCCGCTGGTGTTCGAGGTGAACGCGCCGGAGCTGCGGCTGGCGCTGGTCCGCGCGATCACGTCGGTGCTGCTGGAGGCGTTCCGCACCGGGGCGCTCGCCGGCTCCCGGCCCGAGGACGCCTTCCGCGTGGTGTGCGACGAAACCAACAACCCGCCGGAGCAGGACCCCGGCCGGGTCGTGTGCGAGGTCGAAGTCGCGCCGGCCGTGCCCATGGAGTTCATCGCGCTGCGGCTCGTGCTCGGCCAGGACCGCGGCCTGGAGGTGCTCGAGCAATGA